One segment of Candidatus Melainabacteria bacterium DNA contains the following:
- a CDS encoding 2-methylcitrate synthase (catalyzes the synthesis of 2-methylcitrate from propionyl-CoA and oxaloacetate; also catalyzes the condensation of oxaloacetate with acetyl-CoA but with a lower specificity): MPTVLTEQFTKGLEDVVAGSTSICTINPENENLLYRGYSAIELSLKASYEEVAHLLIDGRLPKRRELKRITKYFIKDRKIPKPLIKVLKQIPQNSNYMDVLRTSVSFIGALEPDRKYSIEETKQIAYSLIAKLPTVLMTWYYLTKNQPLPKISKEISFAGRFLQLVTGKIPDQLEEKVMNSSFILYAEHEYNASTFCARVTASTLSDIYSAITSGICALKGPLHGGANEAAMELILRISNPQDAEKYIVDMLNKKEKIMGFGHRVYKKSDGRAHVMKRYVRELVARTGNTKYFDVAQTIERVMREKKGLFPNVDFYSSLAYYSLGIPIPLYTPIFVLSRLAGWSAHVIEQLSDNRLIRPRAIYNGPPQREVIPLEHR, encoded by the coding sequence ATGCCAACAGTACTGACAGAACAATTTACTAAAGGACTGGAAGATGTAGTTGCTGGAAGTACATCAATTTGTACAATAAACCCAGAAAATGAAAATTTACTTTACAGGGGTTACAGCGCTATTGAGCTTTCTCTTAAAGCAAGTTATGAAGAAGTTGCACATTTACTAATTGATGGAAGACTTCCAAAGAGAAGAGAACTAAAAAGAATTACTAAATATTTTATTAAAGACAGAAAAATTCCTAAGCCTCTAATTAAAGTATTAAAACAAATTCCCCAAAACTCAAATTACATGGATGTTTTAAGGACATCTGTTTCTTTCATTGGTGCTCTAGAGCCTGATAGAAAATATTCAATTGAAGAAACCAAACAAATTGCATACTCATTAATTGCAAAATTGCCAACTGTACTAATGACCTGGTACTATTTAACAAAAAATCAACCTCTGCCAAAAATCTCAAAGGAAATTTCATTTGCTGGAAGATTTTTACAGCTTGTAACTGGTAAAATTCCTGACCAACTTGAAGAAAAAGTTATGAACTCAAGTTTTATACTTTATGCTGAACATGAGTATAATGCATCTACTTTTTGTGCAAGAGTAACTGCATCCACCCTCTCAGATATTTATTCAGCAATTACCTCAGGTATTTGTGCTTTAAAAGGACCACTTCATGGAGGTGCCAATGAAGCAGCAATGGAATTAATATTAAGAATTTCAAACCCACAAGATGCTGAAAAGTATATAGTAGATATGTTAAATAAAAAAGAAAAAATTATGGGCTTTGGGCACAGAGTTTATAAAAAATCAGATGGCAGAGCACATGTTATGAAAAGATATGTTCGGGAACTTGTAGCTAGAACAGGAAACACAAAATATTTTGACGTTGCTCAAACTATTGAAAGAGTAATGAGAGAAAAGAAAGGTCTTTTCCCAAATGTTGATTTTTATTCTTCGCTTGCATACTATTCACTTGGCATACCAATCCCTCTTTACACACCGATTTTTGTTTTAAGCCGGCTTGCTGGTTGGTCAGCACATGTGATTGAACAATTATCAGACAATAGATTAATTAGGCCAAGGGCAATTTACAATGGTCCTCCACAAAGAGAAGTTATACCGCTGGAACACAGATAA
- a CDS encoding phosphatidate cytidylyltransferase — protein MTSKNKILSNEQVSRIIVSIFIFSIALFCLYFGSWVLSLVLLFVFWQVNTEFINIVRTKGINPSNKWIRFVSILFFIIASLPIFGLPKNLPIKLFTFIFIFGVIGCFFRLIFRGNKKEPIATISDVGASVLGFVYTGLLPSFVILLRDLGFIYVIIPILCTAACDIGAYYGGKLFGKTVLKPEISAKKTFEGAISGFSASMIIALILVYFTRSEFNYNLLHGVMIGLFSGVFSQFGDLFESLLKRDAGLKDSGKVLLSHGGILDRIDSYIFVIWAIYFYVSWFI, from the coding sequence ATGACAAGCAAAAATAAAATTTTATCAAATGAACAAGTTTCAAGAATAATTGTAAGTATCTTTATTTTTTCAATAGCACTTTTTTGTTTGTATTTTGGAAGTTGGGTCTTAAGTTTAGTCTTGTTATTTGTTTTTTGGCAAGTTAATACAGAGTTTATAAATATAGTTCGGACAAAAGGTATTAATCCATCGAACAAATGGATTAGATTTGTTAGTATCTTATTTTTTATAATTGCCTCACTGCCAATATTTGGACTACCGAAAAATTTACCCATTAAATTATTTACTTTTATATTTATCTTTGGTGTAATTGGTTGTTTTTTTAGATTAATTTTCCGAGGGAATAAAAAAGAACCTATTGCAACGATATCTGATGTTGGAGCTTCTGTTTTAGGTTTTGTTTACACTGGTTTGTTACCAAGTTTTGTAATCCTTTTAAGAGACTTAGGATTTATATATGTAATTATTCCAATACTTTGTACTGCTGCTTGTGATATTGGTGCATACTATGGAGGAAAACTTTTTGGCAAGACTGTATTAAAACCAGAAATTAGTGCTAAAAAGACTTTTGAGGGTGCAATTAGTGGTTTTTCAGCAAGTATGATCATTGCACTTATATTAGTTTATTTTACAAGAAGCGAATTTAATTATAATCTTCTTCATGGAGTTATGATTGGTTTATTCTCAGGTGTGTTCAGTCAGTTTGGTGATTTGTTTGAATCACTTTTAAAAAGGGATGCAGGCTTAAAAGATTCAGGAAAGGTTTTACTTTCTCATGGTGGAATTTTAGATAGAATCGATAGTTATATTTTTGTCATCTGGGCAATTTATTTTTATGTAAGCTGGTTTATATAA
- a CDS encoding FAD-dependent monooxygenase, whose amino-acid sequence MNSSKKSIEVIIVGAGPSGLVAAKVLADAGITTIVFEKEINSSSRNFYSSVIYSKPLEDIFGKFWESQDGIAPIERFVSDYRAYLMVDESLASINLRSNHKLNSGTLLAFNILRGPFTGWMANKAKKEGAFIKYKTLIKELIVENGKVLGVRTDDNEEIYANVVIVAEGINSVLTKTFGLRKGELTPRQTLVFVEENIYLSKELIQEMFSLDEDKGIAIRLFTDYSFGNEGNKIHGLGYLHTNKDSISLGIGVLLSDLITNKININEYMERLKQHSAIKPYISKGIVNNYSSYILPCFKHINSKIPMPTFYVDGCLLIGGAGLFVNPFNLNFSTLAVLSGKYAAQTVIRAKSFNDYSKKPLSHYKELLEQNTLYLNFRNQNIAWKNYSSLYERDCFSIKHLDTLDYLGHSVFDGVA is encoded by the coding sequence ATGAATTCATCAAAGAAAAGCATTGAAGTAATTATAGTTGGTGCTGGTCCAAGCGGGCTTGTAGCAGCCAAAGTTTTGGCTGATGCAGGTATAACAACAATTGTATTTGAAAAAGAGATAAATTCAAGCTCAAGAAATTTTTACAGTAGTGTAATATACTCAAAACCTTTAGAGGATATTTTTGGAAAGTTTTGGGAAAGTCAAGATGGAATAGCTCCTATAGAAAGATTTGTAAGTGATTACAGAGCTTACTTAATGGTAGATGAGTCCTTAGCATCAATTAATTTAAGAAGTAATCACAAACTAAATTCAGGTACATTGCTAGCTTTTAATATTTTACGAGGACCATTTACTGGCTGGATGGCAAATAAAGCTAAAAAAGAAGGAGCATTTATAAAATACAAAACTCTGATTAAAGAATTAATAGTAGAAAATGGGAAAGTGCTTGGAGTTAGAACAGATGACAATGAAGAGATTTATGCAAATGTAGTTATAGTTGCTGAAGGTATAAATTCTGTTTTAACTAAAACATTTGGTCTTCGTAAGGGAGAATTAACACCCAGGCAAACTCTTGTATTTGTTGAAGAAAATATCTACCTGTCAAAAGAATTAATTCAGGAAATGTTTAGCTTAGATGAAGATAAAGGCATAGCTATAAGATTGTTTACAGATTACTCATTTGGAAATGAAGGAAATAAAATTCATGGACTAGGTTATTTACATACAAACAAAGATTCAATCTCATTAGGCATTGGTGTATTACTTTCTGATTTAATTACAAATAAAATTAATATAAATGAATACATGGAAAGACTAAAACAACACTCTGCAATAAAACCTTATATTTCAAAAGGAATTGTGAATAATTACTCATCTTATATTTTGCCTTGCTTTAAACATATAAACAGTAAAATACCAATGCCAACTTTTTATGTCGATGGTTGTTTACTTATTGGTGGTGCTGGTTTATTTGTAAATCCTTTTAATCTTAATTTCTCAACCTTAGCAGTACTTTCTGGAAAGTATGCAGCTCAAACAGTTATAAGAGCAAAGTCATTTAATGATTATTCAAAAAAACCACTTTCTCATTACAAGGAATTGTTGGAACAAAATACACTGTACTTAAATTTTAGAAATCAAAATATTGCATGGAAGAATTATTCTTCTTTGTATGAACGAGATTGTTTTTCCATTAAGCATTTAGATACTTTGGATTATTTGGGTCATTCAGTTTTTGATGGTGTTGCTTAA
- a CDS encoding 4Fe-4S dicluster domain-containing protein, with protein sequence MRSKITTIEEKLYITRLQPDIESHIKVNHDICLICKNKECTQFCPANVFAWSRIDDRLIISYENCIECGACKIGCPYESIKYNHPKAGYGLV encoded by the coding sequence ATGAGAAGTAAGATTACAACAATTGAAGAAAAGTTGTATATAACAAGGTTACAACCAGATATAGAATCTCATATTAAGGTTAACCATGACATTTGTTTAATTTGCAAAAATAAAGAATGTACACAATTTTGCCCGGCAAATGTTTTTGCTTGGTCAAGAATTGATGATAGGTTAATTATTAGCTATGAAAACTGTATAGAATGTGGTGCATGTAAGATTGGGTGTCCATATGAATCCATAAAGTATAATCATCCTAAAGCAGGATATGGGTTGGTTTAA